The proteins below are encoded in one region of Oncorhynchus clarkii lewisi isolate Uvic-CL-2024 chromosome 33, UVic_Ocla_1.0, whole genome shotgun sequence:
- the LOC139392729 gene encoding troponin T2c, cardiac, giving the protein MSDTADIVKEYEEEEEEVNEEEEEVEEAPEVEEEAEEEQEEDEADKEDEVDEEEREHVEGSEGETKPRTKYITNIAPPKLPDGEKLDFDDLHRKRLEKDFNDLQSLIEMHFSSRQKEEEELVALRSRIERRRADRAEQQRVRAEQNIERQARLAEERTRREEEAKLRAEEDARKKNVFSNKAFGGYIQKGDVKKGKKLTGREKKTKALLERRKPLNIDHLNQERLTEKSRELWQWLRQLHAEKFDLAEKLKRQKYDVNVLRNRVSDHQRGSKVAKATRGAKKLR; this is encoded by the coding sequence ATGTCTGACACAGCGGATATTGTGAAGGAatacgaggaggaggaagaggaggtgaacgaggaggaggaagaagtagAGGAGGCAcctgaggtggaagaggaggctgaagaagagcaggaggaggatgAGGCAGATAAGGAGGATgaggtagatgaggaggagagggaacacGTTGAGGGGAGCGAGGGGGAGACCAAGCCACGGACCAAGTACATTACCAACATCGCTCCTCCCAAGCTGCCCGACGGCGAGAAGTTAGACTTTGATGACCTCCACCGCAAGAGGCTGGAGAAGGACTTCAATGACCTGCAGAGCCTGATCGAGATGCACTTCTCCAGCCgccagaaagaggaggaggagttagtGGCCCTCCGCAGCCGCATCGAGCGCCGCCGTGCCGACCGTGCGGAGCAGCAGCGTGTGCGCGCCGAGCAGAACATTGAGCGCCAGGCTCGTCTTGCTGAGGAGCGGACCCGACGGGAAGAGGAGGCCAAGCTCCGCGCGGAGGAGGATGCCAGGAAGAAGAACGTCTTCTCCAACAAGGCGTTCGGCGGCTACATACAGAAGGGGGACGTGAAGAAGGGCAAGAAGCTGACGGGGCGCGAGAAGAAGACCAAGGCTCTGTTGGAACGCCGCAAGCCCCTCAACATCGACCACCTCAACCAGGAGAGGCTGACGGAGAAGTCCCGCGAGCTCTGGCAGTGGCTGCGCCAGCTACACGCTGAGAAGTTTGACCTGGCCGAGAAGCTGAAGAGGCAGAAGTACGACGTGAACGTGCTGCGGAACCGCGTCAGCGACCACCAGAGGGGCTCCAAGGTGGCCAAGGCGACCCGCGGGGCAAAGAAGTTACGTTAG